The Methanothermobacter tenebrarum DNA segment GTAGACAACTTGGTATAAGGGAAAGCTATCGTGGAAAAGAATATCATATCGACCTATTACCGAAAACACGCCTTGAAATAATAGTGAATGATAATAAAGTCGAAGAAGTCGTGGATGCGATAGTGAAAAGCGCCCAGACAGGAGACATAGGTGATGGTAAAATTTTCATATTACCAGTAGAGGATGTGATAAGGATAAGAACAGGTGAAAGAGGAGAAAAAGCCGTTTAAACAACCCCACTTGGGGGTTCTCTAATATTTTTTAAAAGAAAAGAAGGATGCTAAGGGGGTTTACCATCCCCTTTCTTGTAATCTTTCAGAATCTGAGAGTTCACTTATTTCGATGCCGGGCATAGCCGCTCCCAGTCCTCTTGAAACCTCTAATAGAACCTCTGGTTCGTCATAGTGTGCTGTTGCCTCTACTATAGCCTTTGCATAAGCTTCTGGATTTTCTGATTTGAATATTCCCGATCCTACGAAAACTCCATCGGCGCCTAATTGCATCATGAGGGCCGCGTCTGCTGGTGTTGCAACACCACCAGCTGCAAAATTCACAACTGGTAATCTTCCAAGCTTAGCTGTTTCTTTTACCAACTTTAACGGAGCTTCTATTTTTCTTGCGAATTCCCAGAGTTCTTCTTCCTCCTTCTCTTTAACTTCTCTTATCTGTCCCATTATTATCCTCATGTGACGGACTGCCTCCACAATGTTACCAGTGCCCGCTTCCCCTTTTGTCCGGATCATGGCAGCTCCCTCATCAATTCTCCTGAGAGCCTCTCCAAGATCCCTT contains these protein-coding regions:
- a CDS encoding P-II family nitrogen regulator, which codes for MKAIIAIIRPEKLEKVKENLVRVGCYGMTVTEAKGRGRQLGIRESYRGKEYHIDLLPKTRLEIIVNDNKVEEVVDAIVKSAQTGDIGDGKIFILPVEDVIRIRTGERGEKAV
- the pdxS gene encoding pyridoxal 5'-phosphate synthase lyase subunit PdxS is translated as MLHGTEVLKKGFAKMTKGGVIMDVVDSEQAIIAEEAGAVAVMALEKVPADIRSSGGVARMADPNKIEEIMDAVTIPVMAKVRIGHFVEAQILEALGVDMIDESEVLTPADERFHIDKKKFKIPFVCGARDLGEALRRIDEGAAMIRTKGEAGTGNIVEAVRHMRIIMGQIREVKEKEEEELWEFARKIEAPLKLVKETAKLGRLPVVNFAAGGVATPADAALMMQLGADGVFVGSGIFKSENPEAYAKAIVEATAHYDEPEVLLEVSRGLGAAMPGIEISELSDSERLQERGW